GGTTGAAATAATGGTACCGCCACTCAAATAAACCAAACAACAATGCTGCGGCAACAATTAATAGTAGGCTTTTAACTACCCATAACCATGTCTTTCCTTCCTTGGCTATCCTCGTTTCGTAGGTTTTTAGAAGCTTTATTTTATTCATTGTTCAAAAAACCGAATTCGGGCCTCAGCAGATCTTTCAATGCTGAAAATTCGACCGGGAACTCCTGTATGCCGGCGGCATATGGGAAATATTCATACTGCTGGAAATAGACCACGACCGCATTATTGGACAGGTAAAAGTCCTGGTCTTCTCTGATAGCCTCAAAGGGCGCAATTGCATAATCAGGCAGGACGCCTTCCTTTACCCGCGCATCGATCTCATTCTTCACGGCATTGCTGATGAAAGAAACATAGTCCGCATCACTTTTTACCAGATCCTTAAGCTTGTATTCTTCACCCGTTTTCAGGTTGAAGGTATGGGAGCTTTGCGCCGTCAGTCCATGTGCCCCTCCGGTATACTGGTAATCGAGAAAAACAACGCTCAACAGTTCGTTTTGATTGTATTTCAGCCTGTAGTCAAAATAGGTTTCACACTTGTTTGGACTGCCGGCATACCCGGACGCTATGGCCTTTTCCATTTCATCGGCATTTTTCAGTCCTTCATTTTTGGCATCCCCGGCTAATTTGCTGAAGACTGCGTTTATCCTGTCCTGCACGGTTTTGTCAGCCAAACCGTCAACCTGCGGATACTGCAAAGTTATTTTGATTGTATCGGTATCAGAAGCTTCTTTTACTGTTGTTATGGAAATTGCATTCTCTTTTACATTTTCAAGTTGAACGATGCCATTTTGCCTGTCCCAGCGTACTGTTAGCCCAAAGTTTTCAGAGAAGAAATCCGGCCCCATGTACGTACTGTCTCCGATGATGGTGTAATCCCCGCTCATATAATAAGCATGGTCATTTGCAGTTATTTTATAGTTATTCAAATCAATTATTATATCTTTCTCAGGTCTGGAAACGGAAATCGTATTATCCTTTCCCGACCACTGTATTTCATATCCGAGCGCTTCACCAACCGCCCGCAGCGGCAAATAAACACTTCCTCCGTCAACAGAGGCGACAGCCTCAATTGCCGTACCGTTCAGCATGATTGCAGGCTGACTTTCGGCTGCAGCAAAACCATATGCATGCATAGACAGCATCAACGAAATAACGAACCCTGCCAAAAAAACCTTTTTCCCCATGAGATCATTGCTCCTTCGAAGTATAAAGTCTGTACCCTGTTGTTTGCTCACCAAATACCCGCCACCGCAGCTTTACCATCGCCATATCAATCCATCAGGATCTCCGGCAGTATAAAAATATCCTTGAATATATGACGGTTAGCGTAAAAGACAGGTTCAAATACCAATCCGATAAACGGATGCCGGTATCATTAATTTTAAAATATGGGCGCCTATTCTAACTTCCCGCTATAAATTCTTAACCTTGGCCATTTCAGGAACACTTTTCCTGACTTCTTGGTTTGTACGTAGTACCTTAGGGCTATATCCTTTTCCATCTTGCATTTCTTCCAGGCACGATGCAGTCTACTTTACCTTCATCTTTTAAAATCGCAAGGACCCTGTAAATAGTTGGTCGGCTGACGTTTGGACAAGCCTGCTCTATGTCTTGGATGAAAAAGTCCCCACTAAGGTGCAGGATTGTTTCTTTGATCATGGCTGTTTTTGAACCTCTCTGATTTTCAGCAAGATTAACCCATTCCTCAAACTCTTTATAGGCAGCTATAAGGACACCAAGAGAATATTCAATCCATGGAATAGGATTGTGTTGGTTCTCATGCCACCATTTTTCAAGTACATCATAATAGGTTACCTTGCTTTCTTCAATAATTCGTTCAAGAGAGATGAATCTCCCAACTTCAAAACCAGCCTGGTATAAAAGCAATAAGGTTAATAGACGGGATATACGGCCATTACCATCTCGAAAAGGATGGATACAAAGGAAATCAAGAATAAATGCGAAACTTAAGATAAGATCGTCAAAGCTTTCTTTTTCACGATATGTATTAAAACCGTGACAAAGTTCATCCATGGCACTGGGTACTAAAAATGCTTTGACCGGCACAAACCTTACCCCCATTGAAATATGATCAATTAATATAATCATATTACTGTAAATATTATCATAAGTGAAGGTCATGATAATATTTTTCCATTTAATGGGAGGTAAATAAACGGTTTAATTAATAGATATTGAAATCACAAAGCTCGAAAGACCATCTAGGAAAACCCTAACCCAAATCTGGCTGTTGTCCACCTGCTCGCGCTATTGTGCCAAGTAGTGTTCAATCTCAATCTTTCAGTCCCCTTGTTTTCGGGATCGGCACTGCAACAAACGTAGGCTTTATGGTGGAACCTCATGTATTTATACTCTCAGTCCCCTGATATAGAAGGGTATCCTGTTTGCAGTTCCTTTAACCTTTTCTCCTTTCAGTCCCCTGATATGTTATCGGGTTAAGCAGTGCAACGGTGGCAGTCATGACACCTGAACAGAGAAAAGTGGCCTCCAGGCCGGCCAGGTATTTGAGTATTTCCAACAGCTGCCCTTCCAGGTCCTTGCTGGAATTAAGAATATACTTCAGCTGCAGGAAGGAGGCGTTGGCGTACTGCACGTTGCGCCTGTCGATCTCCTCCAATATTTCATCCATGCCCGTGTAGGTCTGGCGGATGTAATCCAGCCGGTGGTATATTTCCTTTTCCGCCTCGGCCTGACTGGCCTGGCGGCCCCTCTCGACTTCCTGGGCGGCAGTCGCCGTCACCCAGGCCGGGTCGTGGTACCACTTGTTAATCCGTTTGATGATCTTGGGCCGGTAGCGAAAGACGTTGTCGGACGTCTTCAGGCGGTGGTAGCTCCTGTCCAAAATCTCCTGCTTGTAGTCTTCAAAGTGTATTTTTAAGATATCCTTGGGTTGTTTTTCGGCCAGCACCCGCTCTATATAGCGTTTAATATTGTGGTTTAAAGACTTTAAGCCGTTTAAGAGTTGCTCGGTCTGTTCAAAGGCCTTTTCCAGGGCCAGGCTGGCCTGCCGTTCCACATCCTCAGCGTAAAGAAGGGTGTAGGTGGCATAGACAAAGCCCTGGTACTCAGCCTGGCGGTTCTTGCGGACTTTGTCCAATGTATCAAGAATTGTAATCGCGTAATCGTTAATATTGACATACTGCTTGTAATTGTTATAGGTTTCGGTTGAAAGCCAGCCGCAGGACTCCAGTTTGCGCAGCACGAAAGCCGCCCGGTCGCGGAAACCGGCGGGGTTGTCCAGTGATTCATCCCAGATTTCGTCGTCAAGCGCCCCGGCGAACTGCCCTTCTTCTTCCCAATTTTCTTCTATGTAGTCTACAATTACGTCTATCACCACATCCCGCTCCATACCCAGGCTGGTCAGCAGGTACTGGTCATAAATTTTAAACAGGATCCCGCGGCGTAGTGCTCTTTTAAAGGGCTGGCCAGGACGCTGAAAAACCGGTCCGGTATAATGGAAAAGAGGTTCATAGTAGTACCGCCTGAATATAGAATTGATAGGCCGGTGTGATAGCTGCATAAAGCAAAGACCTGCGTTATATTTCTCGCAGGTATCAACAAATTCCTCTATCTTTCTACTAAGTCCAAGTTCGTAGTTATCCGGTATTTTAGATGATGTCCAGACCAAGGCATTTTTATCCAGTGTCTTTACAAAGCTCCATACCTGCAGCAAGTGCTGTCTTTCCCCTTGCCGTTTGGACAGCCCAGAAATGCGTATACTAAACTGACAGGATGTAATAGTTGCAAAAGAATTAAGTTTATTTTGACTTACTGTTCATGCTGCCGGCCAATTCTGACCATGTTATAATTAATTAAGTATGAAATACAGGAAGTGCCAACTATGAAACCCACTGCAAAAACAATTGAAATTGAAAAGCTGTTACCCCGGTTAAAAGAAATTTCCCGGCAATTTCCTGCGGTTGCGGCGGCATACCTCTTTGGGTCTTACGCCGGCGGACGCCCCACACCACTCAGTGATATAGATATAGGTATCATAATGGCCCGGGAATTACCGGATATGGAGTCCTTCCGCATTGAAATGAGCTTGGCGGGAGAACTGGAAAAGATATTCGAAACCGATAATATCGACCTGGTGGTTCTGAACAAAGCGCCTCTCCCCATTCAATACAACGCCACCTGCGGCAAGCTGCTTTTCAGCAACGATGAAGAAAAAAGATCCGATTTCGTAGAATATGCGAGAAAATACTACATCGACTGCCTGCCTATCTACCGTGAATACCGTGAGGAGTTTTTTAAAAGACTGCAGGAGGGGAGAAAGACGGATGGTTAATTTTCAAAAGGTAGATAAGCAGTTAAAAATGCTTGACAATTACCTGTCTATTTTAAGCCAACTCAGCAATATAAATCATAATGAATTTATTAATGACCCACGTAATTACGGCAGCGCAGAAAGGTTCCTGCAGTTAGCGATAGAAACCACCTTGAATATCGGCAACCACATCATTTCCATCTATAATTTTGAAGCTCCCAAAGATTACTCGGATATATTTATTATACTTGGAAATCATGGTGTTCTACCAAAAGATTTCGCCAAAGAATTAACCAACATGGCTCGTTTTCGCAACCGCCTGGTACATATATATTGGGAAATTGATACCAGTAGGGTTTATACTATAATACAAACAAAACTGAAGGACTTTGAGGATTTCAAGAAATATATTCTAGCTTTTCTTGCCTAGCGTTTGTCAACGGCATTTATATTCTAATATAATGTTGTGTAAAGGTTGTATTTAACTGATAGCATGGCCAGCCTGCAGCATGTGGGCAGAGGTGCGGGGTAAGTCCTACGTGCACCCGTGACACAAAGGTCATGCTATATTTCTTTATACCCAAGCTTCAAGTGCTCATACTTCCCCATCCCAAACACCGCCCCCTTGCCCACATGCACCAGTTCCCCCAGCCGCAAGAGGGGCAGAAACTCGTCCAATTCACCTTCATACTCCACCCGGCCCACCAGGCCGCCCATGTTCACCTTGTTGTCCTGGCGGGAAGAATAGCGCTCCCAGTTCACCCAACGGGTACCGTCACTAACCAGCCGGACTTCCGCCGCCCGTTCAATCAGCCCGGTAAAGTCAAGCTCCAGTTCCCAGCCATGGTGAAAATAGGCCAGTGACGAGAGCCTGCGTAAAAGGCTCCGTATGAGCATGTGAAACTCAATATGGTGGACGAAATTTTCTTCAAACTTAATCCTGGTGATGGTCAAAAAGTCCAAACCAAGGCGAGTTAAGGCTATAACTTTATCCTTCTGACGTAAAAGGTCAGCTGAGTCAAACTGGATGGCCAGATTGGTATTTCTCACAAGCTGGTCTTCCGCCTGGTACACCAATTGGCTTTCCTCGTTGTTCAAACCAATTGCCCGAATTTCGGCCAGCCGGTATTTCCTCCTCATTTTCCCGATCCCCAATTCGCCCAGTTCACGAAAGGCAACAATAAAATAAGGAAGGTAATTGATCGCCCTGCCGATCAGGATTAGATTGAAGTCCAGCTTCTCGCCGGGCCTATATTCGGTTTTGGTTTCCAGCGGGGGTTCGAGGATAAAGGGCCGGGGGATACTTTCGTAATTGCGGAGGGCTTCAGAACCGGGGGGAGGCGCGGTTTCAAAGATATAAGCATAGGGACAGCTTGTCCTTAAGAGGCAGTTGTTGCAATTGGCCTCCCTGAGTGAACAAGAGATCCTCCGAAAGGCGTTGCCGAAACCGCCTCTTAAGGTGGAACCCTTGTAAGGGGGCAGAAGCAAACCTTTCTCCCCAGCCTCTATGGTGAGTCGGTATTTAGCTATTGTAAAATATTTGGACATCGCTTTTTCTCCATTAACGGTTTCTCATACCGCAAGCGGCATCAGAATATGAAATCCATATCAAGCAATAAAAAAATAACCATACAGATATAATTTCTCCATAATGGTTATTATTTCTACATGTAGCGAGAATTCCCTATTGATTATATGCTTATTTTTTCATCCGTTTTGTTTGTATTTCAGCCTGTAGTCGAAATAGGTTTCACACTTGTTTGGACTGCCTGGATACACGGACGCCATGGCCTTTTCCATTTCATCCGCATTTTTCAGTCCTTCATTCCTGGCGCCTACGGCTGATTTCTCGAAAATGGAGTTTCTCCCATCCTGCACGGTTTTATCGTCCAACCCGTCAATCTGGGGATACTGTAGGGTTATTTGATTTTATCGGTCTCAGAAGCTTCTTTCACTGTTGTTATGGAAATTGCATTCTCTTTTCCGCTTTCAAGTTGAATTATTCCGCTTTGCCTGTCCCACCGTACTTTGAGTCCAAAGAGGACAGACAAGGTTTATTCTAAGGATAATTTCGTCTTGACATGATATTTCATATGTAATATATTTATTACAGGTGAAATATTTTAGTATTTCACACCTTTCCAGAGAGGCCTATCCCGGCAGGCAACTATTTGTTAGCAAGCCTGCTACGTCCCTGGGATGTCGTTACAAAAAGGGGGAATCAGGAAATAAATGAAAATCATTTTAAACCAGCACCACCTTCCGGAGACGCTCTGATCAAAATGCTGGAGGCCCTGGCCAACCCGCACCGTCTACAGATTATTGCTTTGCTGACAGGCAGGCGCGTTCATGTCAGTCAACTCGCCCGTGAGGCCATGATAAGCCGGCCACTGCTGTATATGCATTTGAAGCGACTGGAGAATGCTGGAATGGTGACTAGTAAAATGGAATTGTCGGAGGATGGAAAAGCAATGAATTATTACGAAATAACACCGTTTGCACTCCACTTAAGTCCGGAGAGCATCGCTGAAGCGGTCAAAACGCTCACGATTAAAAAAACTGCCGGCGCCGCATCAGACGTTAACAATGAGGGGGATAACAAATGAATGAAGAAGTTATTTTCGGAATAGGCGGAATGGGATTTGTGCTTTTTATTCTATCGCTGATTACCATAGTGGCTGTAGTTGTGATATCGCAAGTACTAAAAACCTCACGGGCTAAGGCCGCGAGCATGGCTGAAATTGCCAGGGACGAGGCTTATCGCAAGCTGGCGGAAGAAGCAGTCAAAGTACAGCAGAAGATAGCTGAGGAGCAACAGAAGATAGTCAAGGATCTATCCGAGATGAAGGAGCGAATAAATGCGATGGAAAAGATGCTTCGTGAGGTCGGTTGAAGTTTACCAGGCGACAAAGCGGCTGCATAAACACCATATAGAGCAGTCCTCTATAAATCAGAGGCTGAATTAAAAAAGAAGGAGATAGAAAATGAATGCGGCAGCCATTCATCCCCTGCAGAATCCAGCTTATTTTCACAGCCTTAAGATATTGTCCATTGGAATCATAATCAGTTTGGCTATTTTTGTATTCTTAGTAGTTATCTCAATTTTAAAGCCATGGGGGAAAAGAAAGCTCGCACAGGGGAACGGTTCTCCAAGGGATCAATCGGAAGCTTTGGCGTGAAACAGGCTCAATCGGCGGGTGTTCCATATAACCACATAACCATAACCACAGCTTCGCACCCACTATATGAACACGACCTTGCCTGGTCGCATCTGCAAATTCATTCGCACAAATGTATCATTGGCTTATAGAAGCTCTGCGCCAACGCGCCGCGTTCGATTGGAATCGAACCCACATTGCTGATTCTCATCCTCTACTGGTTTTGTTTTAGCGCATGGGTGTTCAAACGGTTTTAGCGCATTCTGGATTCCCACCTGCACTTTTCAAGGTTGATTTTTGTTTTTCCAGGTTGATAGCAATTATGACTACAATGATCATCAGTCCACCCAAAAGCTGAACAGGCAGAACAGTCTCTCTCAATACCAGGTAACCGCTGACAACGCCTACAACAGGGGTGAGGTTTAAGTAAAGCGTAGTAATGGCGACATCCAACCTTTTTAAAGCAAATATATAAAGGAAATAACAGATTGCAGAGCAGCATACAGCGAGGAATAAAATATTAGAAAATGCAGTAAAAGAGAACAAATGCCATTGTCTATACTCTATAAAAGAAGCAGGTACTAAAAGTATTGTGCCAAACAAGGTCTGGCAGGTGGTTAAAAATAAACCCGAATATTTATCTTGCAAGGCTTTGTTCAGCAGAGTATATAAAGACCATGTCAACATAGCAAAAACCATAAATAAGTTCCCCTTAAAAGTAGCTGAATTGAAAGAAAGCTGCCCATTTGCCGTAACCGCCAAATAAGCTCCTGCAACAGCGCAACCCATTCCCACAAATTTCAGGACCGAGGGTTTAGTCTTAAAAATTATCATGTCCAAAGCTATCGCGATAATTGGAGTGATTGAAGTAATCAGGGAGGCATTTGACGCCGTTGTCATTTTTACACCGCTGTTTTCAAAATAAAAATATAGCGTTATACCCAGGAAACCAGCCGTCAGCATCTTTATTCTGTCTTCTTTTTTAAGTTTCGAAGCCGGTTCCAATTTCCTTATGATAACCAGAAGTATAGCGCTTGCTATAATAAATCTTATCAAGGCCATTGTAATTGGTGGAACTTCGCTTACCGCTATTTTTATACTGATAAATGAAATACCCCAAAATAAAACAGTAATGAGCATGGCGAGATTAGCCAATAATTGCTGTTTACTCTGATCCCCCATAAATATCTTGATTTTCGTTAGTAAAGCCTGCATTGGCTTACCTCCTGTGTTCAAACTAGAAGACACCCGTACCGCTGAAGCGACACCAGTCCAGATAACGATCCACGCTTTCCCCCCGGTCAAGCCGCGAAGTTACCCATGCAAAAAAAGAAGCCGCCCAGTCAGGCGCGCCTGTCGAATAGCTGCGGGCCAAAGCATATACGTCATTTGCCGCTTCCGCTCTCGGTTTCCGCCCGAGGCAGCGGTATGCCTCTGTTAACGCTGCAGTATTTAAGGATACCTTTTCGATCAGGTTGCCTTTTAAACAGGATCCCGGCGTAGTGCTCTTTTAAAGGGCTAGCCAGGACGCTGAAAAAATTTTTTCATTTTTTCAACCCCTTTTTCTTTTTAGTTAACCAGTGAATGTTTACCTTATCAGAAACACGTTCAAACTCTGCATCTCCAGTTAGAAGCGGCGCATCTTTCTCAATAGATAAAGCGGCGGCAAAACAGTCTGCATAAGAAATACCGCCTCTTGCCTTAAGTTGCCCGGCTGCTTTCG
This region of Pelotomaculum schinkii genomic DNA includes:
- a CDS encoding PdaC/SigV domain-containing protein, which gives rise to MGKKVFLAGFVISLMLSMHAYGFAAAESQPAIMLNGTAIEAVASVDGGSVYLPLRAVGEALGYEIQWSGKDNTISVSRPEKDIIIDLNNYKITANDHAYYMSGDYTIIGDSTYMGPDFFSENFGLTVRWDRQNGIVQLENVKENAISITTVKEASDTDTIKITLQYPQVDGLADKTVQDRINAVFSKLAGDAKNEGLKNADEMEKAIASGYAGSPNKCETYFDYRLKYNQNELLSVVFLDYQYTGGAHGLTAQSSHTFNLKTGEEYKLKDLVKSDADYVSFISNAVKNEIDARVKEGVLPDYAIAPFEAIREDQDFYLSNNAVVVYFQQYEYFPYAAGIQEFPVEFSALKDLLRPEFGFLNNE
- a CDS encoding Fic family protein, which translates into the protein MPVKAFLVPSAMDELCHGFNTYREKESFDDLILSFAFILDFLCIHPFRDGNGRISRLLTLLLLYQAGFEVGRFISLERIIEESKVTYYDVLEKWWHENQHNPIPWIEYSLGVLIAAYKEFEEWVNLAENQRGSKTAMIKETILHLSGDFFIQDIEQACPNVSRPTIYRVLAILKDEGKVDCIVPGRNARWKRI
- a CDS encoding Wadjet anti-phage system protein JetA family protein; translated protein: MLQVWSFVKTLDKNALVWTSSKIPDNYELGLSRKIEEFVDTCEKYNAGLCFMQLSHRPINSIFRRYYYEPLFHYTGPVFQRPGQPFKRALRRGILFKIYDQYLLTSLGMERDVVIDVIVDYIEENWEEEGQFAGALDDEIWDESLDNPAGFRDRAAFVLRKLESCGWLSTETYNNYKQYVNINDYAITILDTLDKVRKNRQAEYQGFVYATYTLLYAEDVERQASLALEKAFEQTEQLLNGLKSLNHNIKRYIERVLAEKQPKDILKIHFEDYKQEILDRSYHRLKTSDNVFRYRPKIIKRINKWYHDPAWVTATAAQEVERGRQASQAEAEKEIYHRLDYIRQTYTGMDEILEEIDRRNVQYANASFLQLKYILNSSKDLEGQLLEILKYLAGLEATFLCSGVMTATVALLNPITYQGTERRKG
- the mntA gene encoding type VII toxin-antitoxin system MntA family adenylyltransferase antitoxin encodes the protein MKPTAKTIEIEKLLPRLKEISRQFPAVAAAYLFGSYAGGRPTPLSDIDIGIIMARELPDMESFRIEMSLAGELEKIFETDNIDLVVLNKAPLPIQYNATCGKLLFSNDEEKRSDFVEYARKYYIDCLPIYREYREEFFKRLQEGRKTDG
- the hepT gene encoding type VII toxin-antitoxin system HepT family RNase toxin codes for the protein MVNFQKVDKQLKMLDNYLSILSQLSNINHNEFINDPRNYGSAERFLQLAIETTLNIGNHIISIYNFEAPKDYSDIFIILGNHGVLPKDFAKELTNMARFRNRLVHIYWEIDTSRVYTIIQTKLKDFEDFKKYILAFLA
- the cas6 gene encoding CRISPR system precrRNA processing endoribonuclease RAMP protein Cas6, which produces MSKYFTIAKYRLTIEAGEKGLLLPPYKGSTLRGGFGNAFRRISCSLREANCNNCLLRTSCPYAYIFETAPPPGSEALRNYESIPRPFILEPPLETKTEYRPGEKLDFNLILIGRAINYLPYFIVAFRELGELGIGKMRRKYRLAEIRAIGLNNEESQLVYQAEDQLVRNTNLAIQFDSADLLRQKDKVIALTRLGLDFLTITRIKFEENFVHHIEFHMLIRSLLRRLSSLAYFHHGWELELDFTGLIERAAEVRLVSDGTRWVNWERYSSRQDNKVNMGGLVGRVEYEGELDEFLPLLRLGELVHVGKGAVFGMGKYEHLKLGYKEI
- a CDS encoding PdaC/SigV domain-containing protein, which encodes MTLQYPQIDGLDDKTVQDGRNSIFEKSAVGARNEGLKNADEMEKAMASVYPGSPNKCETYFDYRLKYKQNG
- a CDS encoding ArsR/SmtB family transcription factor: MLASLLRPWDVVTKRGNQEINENHFKPAPPSGDALIKMLEALANPHRLQIIALLTGRRVHVSQLAREAMISRPLLYMHLKRLENAGMVTSKMELSEDGKAMNYYEITPFALHLSPESIAEAVKTLTIKKTAGAASDVNNEGDNK
- a CDS encoding DMT family transporter, which translates into the protein MQALLTKIKIFMGDQSKQQLLANLAMLITVLFWGISFISIKIAVSEVPPITMALIRFIIASAILLVIIRKLEPASKLKKEDRIKMLTAGFLGITLYFYFENSGVKMTTASNASLITSITPIIAIALDMIIFKTKPSVLKFVGMGCAVAGAYLAVTANGQLSFNSATFKGNLFMVFAMLTWSLYTLLNKALQDKYSGLFLTTCQTLFGTILLVPASFIEYRQWHLFSFTAFSNILFLAVCCSAICYFLYIFALKRLDVAITTLYLNLTPVVGVVSGYLVLRETVLPVQLLGGLMIIVVIIAINLEKQKSTLKSAGGNPECAKTV